The sequence TTAAGTTCAGGGCCAAACCCCAAGGCCTGGCCTTCCAAGTCTTTTCATGGAAGAGTCCCTGTGACCTCCCAGATCCCAGCCTCAGTTCTCCGAGTCCTATGGGTGTCAGTCACTCTGAAATGCAACTCCTCAAGGATGTGTTTGACTTTCCTGATTCCAGGCTTTTGCTCAAGTTGTCCCGTTCACTGTGGTGGGGGAGCAGGGTATCACCGGTGGTTGATTAGGAGGGGTTTGTCAGAGGTGGGGAGCTCCAGAGCACATGGGGGGCCGGTGGAGGAAGGGAAGTGGGGAGGTCTCCATGCCCCTCACCACTGTACGTAGGTATCCAGGGTTCCTGAGCGCAGAGGCACGAGGTCCTGAGCTTCCTTCACCCAGAAATGCAGCTCCCCACTGGGGGGCAGTCCCGGGCCTGCGGAGAGGCTCAGCTCAGGCCAGGCTGCCCcacgctgcccccgcccccgccaccgtAGCAGGACCGGAGGCCCCCTCCTCCCAGGGTCCGTCCGTGTGGCCCCTCTCGGGGCGGTCACTCACCCTCGGAGCTGGCGGGGACGTACTTGAGGGACAGGGAGAGCAGCCCGCGGCTGGGGAGGTCGTCGGGAGAGGGCGGGCCCTGCGAGAGGTTTTCGGGTCAGGGCGGGAGCCCGCCCCAGGGAAAGGGGCTGTGAAGGGGCGGGGTCTCCGGACACCGAGGGGGGGTAgtcaggcgggggggggggggggcggaggggaccGAACAGGCCGTCCTGGGGGAGGTGAGGCCGAGGGGGAGGTGAAGGGTCAGGCGGTGTCTGAGGGGGCTGGAGGAAGCGCGGCGGGGTGCAGGAGACCTAGGCGGCAGGGCCACCCTCCGCGGCCTGGCTGCCTCACCCGGGACTGCAGGGGGAGCCAGGTGGGCTCAGAGTCCCAGTCCCACGTGTCGAGAGGCACTTCGACTTCGCCCAGAAAGATGTTGCGACCCAGGCTTTCGCGGTGCCACACGGACAGGCTCAGCACGCGGCCCCGGAGCTCGGCCTGCGGGATGGAGTACTGGGGACAGGGGGTGCGCTGTAAGGGACCGTCGCGCCTGGCCCCCGCCTCAGCGCTCCGTGTGGACGGGGGCTTGTCCTACAGCGCTCCCTGCACGAGGGAATCCAGGGGAGCCGCGAGGGGCCTTAGTGGGGGTCTAGACTAGCGCCATGCCCACCCCGAGACGGGCCCACTGGAGAACGCGTGGACGGAGGGCCTCCCTGCCGTTCCTCCCGCAGAACGGAGGATCGGAGCGACGGGGAACGACCATACTACGGCTGCCCCTGCCACCCGGCCCCCGGGGAAAGGGGCGTCCGGTTCATTAATGGGGGGCCGCCCGGTCTCGCAGCCTCACCCGCAGGATCTCGTTGAAGACCGGGTTCAGATTCCGTTTCTTCACTGTGGTCTTGCGCTTGCTCTGCTTATCCGGGAGGAGGTAGCTTTTGACGTagctggggcggggcaggggtgaggaggacCCGGGCTTAGTGGGGGGCCCCCCCAGCTCCTACCCCCACCCGGGGGGCCTCCCCGGCCCCAGCCCGGAGCACAGCTTCCCGAGCAGGGCTGTCCAGGAGTTCGCTCACTCAACCCCCACGCCTCCCAAGGACGTTGATAGTCCCATTTTgaagacaaggaaactgaggccaaggagAGCGGTGGGGCGGGGCGGTGAGAGCGGGTCCGGCACTCACGGGTccgagcggcggcggcgcgcggccGCCAGGCCCTGGCACTGGATCACGTGCACGCGCAGCTCGGCGGGGCCCGGCTCGTAGCGCAGCGCGAAGTGCACGGAGCCGCGCACCTGCACCGCGCCCGCCTCGGCCTCCCCGGACAGGCTCAGCTGGCTGCCGCTCAGCTGCGGGAGGGGGTGGAAGTCAGGGCTGGGGGGCCGGGAGGGCGTGGGCGTGGCGGTCGGGGCGCTCGGGTCGGGGGCGAGGGAGAGTTCAGGCCGGGGCGACGCGCGGGGATCTGCAGGGAAGGCGTCGCCCACCCGTCTCCTCTGCCCCCCGGCCCTagccctcacccctcacccctcacccctcacccctcacccctcaccgtGGAGGAGTTGAGGCTGGACACGGAGGAGCTGCTGCTGAGCATGCGGTCGACTGAGGAGCCGGGCCCCGGAGCCTCTTCCCCGTTCTCCAGGATCTCGGGCGCCGCctgggtctgggggtggggagtgactgGGCGCCCTctctctcccagcccctcccccgaCGGCTCTCAGCCTGGGGCGGGGCACTCCCCGCCCAGAATCCGCTCCGGGTCTTGGGAGCAGCCGCGGGCCACCCGCCTAcctgggctgggggtggcggCGGCTCCTCTCCGCGCGAccgcggctccggctccgggtCCGCCTCCTCCGCCGAGACCTGCGggtccccggggcccggggctggggtggggcatAAGCTCCTGAGCCTGGCCCTCTCCTGCCCGCCCTAAGCAGATTGGGAGGGACTGGTTTGCAATCCCTGTGACCTGCAGATTCAGGTCCGGTGCTGCGGGAAACCCCTGGAgaccacacacccacacccacacccacgcacgcacacacacgcgcgcgcacacacacgcatggGCAGGAACCAAGGAGAGAATTGGAAGGTGAAGGAAGGGGAACACAGTTTGGGGTCACTTAGAGCCGCCTCCGATCCCTGAAACCTCTCTGTACTCCCCAACACTCACCCTCCTACTCACCTTCCTGGGCTTGGGGCTCTTCCTCCTGATCTGAAGCCTTTAGGGGGACATATGGTGAGGGAAAATCAGGTTCCTGAAAGAAGcaaagggtgtgtgtggggggaaacTAGTGATGAAGCGGTCAAAGGTCACAATGGGGTCAGCCGCCAGAGGCTCCAGCTGGTTACCCCAGATTTATTGGGCACAGTGCTCAGGGCAGGGCTGGCAACCAGCTGCAGGACCAGTTGGGCCTGTCCTTCACACCTCCTCATGCTCAGGCGCTGCTCCGCCTGACTCCCAGGGTCCCATGGGTGGCAGACAGTACCTGAGACCTGAAACTCACCCAGCACAGTCCCCCACCACCCCTAATAGCCAGCTTCTGAGATTCCCTTAGAGGCCAGGTCCATAACCCCATTTGACAGAGGACGATGACAGTGCCCAGACGAGGGTTTCCTGAGTCTCACATCCCACTTCCACCTGAGCAGCATTGGAGGCCCACTGCTTAGCTCATTCTGTTACTCATTACTCACCTTAGCCTTGCTGAGCATCTCTTGGGGTGCCTTGTCCATGGGGAGCCTAGGAGAAGGGAGAAGTGGTTGTCAGGGGAGAGGCCCCAGGGGACTAGTAGacacccttctctcctctccctgccaggCTGCCTCACCTGGACTCCACCTCCTCTTCAGCATCTTTCTCAGCAGCTTCAGCCTCCCCATCGCTGCCTGGAGCCTGATCTCCTGTGCCTGGGTGAGAAGTTCTGTGAACCCTTGGTCTCAGGGAGTCTGGCCTTTGGAGCTGTTCACTCACTGCCCGGAGCTCATTGAGGGGTGGTGCCCACCCAGAGACACATTACCAGGGGCCCTCTCTTCCTGTCCGTGTACACCCAGTGCCCTGGCCTGTATGACGCCAGCCCCATCCCGGGGATCTCCTCTCACCCATGGAGCTCTTCTTTCTGCGGATAGAGGCTCGGACAAGATCAGAGCCAAAGTGGGCATGGTGGTGCCGTTGTGAGCGTGCTTCCTGGAACCAGTCTCCTGTCAGGATCTTCAGCTGCCCAGGGTCTGCCACCGAGGCCCGGAGCTTGCTAGAGGATGAGGGAGGGCATGACTGTCACCCAACCAACATTTCTGccacccactctgtgccaggccctgtacCTGGGGCCAGGGACACAACAGCAAATCAGACTCAATGCTTACTCTGGATCAAGGAGCTCAGGTTGATGGGGAGACTGGTTCCAGAATAGACAAGTACACTATAATGAGGTGGGTGCCATGATGGATATGACAAAGGCCAGCTTTGCCTGTGGGAATCCAagagggcttcccagaggaggtgacgTTTGAATTGCTTCTTGAAGGACAAATTGGAGTTCtccaggcagagaaggagagtaATTATTCATTAAACGACtactgtgggggcacctgggtggctcagtcagttaagtgtctgccttcaggtcatgatcccagggtcctgggattgagccccgcatcgggctccctgctgtatggggagcctgacactccccctgcttgtgttcacacacacacacactctgtcaaaataaataaatgactactGTGCATAATCTCTCCTTCTAATTCTATGAGATAGTGCTccttagtcccattttacagatgaggagagtgGTGCTGGGGAGGTCAGCTGAGTTGCCCAAGGTTACATAGCCAAGaggtgtctgtctgtctccaaATACTCCTGGTAAGCCCCATGTTCCTCTGCCACTGTGTTcttccaggaagaaggaacagTATAGAAGTGAATGTGTTCAGGGACTCTgaagcacctgagtggctctagTGGATACTCTGTGTATGTCTGTCAGGGGCGGGGGTTACTGGTGGAGGATGAGATGGGGGAGGCTGGCAGGGAACTCATCAGGGAGGCTTTGTGGAGCACGCTTAGGAACTTGCCCCTGAAGCAAGGTGCTGAGGAACCATGGGCGGTTTCAACaggggattattttttttaatatttttatttatccgtccatgagagacacagagagagagggagagagagagggagaggcacaggcagagggataagcaggctccctgtggggagcccgctgtgggacttgatccggggactcggggatcatgccctgagccaaaggcaggcactcaatgtctgagccacccaggcgtccctcagcaGGGGATATTACGGACATATCTGGGAGCTCGGGCTGCAGTATGACCAGTGGTCAGAGAGGACAAGCCTGCGGGCAGGAAGGCTGGTAAGggagctggtgcagccaccttGGGAGAGGTAGAGAGCTGCATGGGTTAAGGGCGGAGGTGACCAGTGGGCAAAAACAGGAACCACCCAGATATCTGACAGGCCACACActgggagagggcaggggtgCACTTGAGCTCCCAGTGCCCGAGGCCCTGTCCTCCCCAGCTCCTCTGCCCTGCCTCACCTGACCCGGCCCTCCTCCAACTGGCGAAGGTGGGCATCTCGCTTCAGGACATCGGCAAtggcctcctgctcctcctccgtCAGGAAGCTGAGGTCCAACAGGCCATCAGCCTCAGGCTCTGGCTCATGCGCCAtggggaggctgggcagggccCACAGCCCCTCTTGAGATGGGTGGCCCCTCTGGGGCATCAGCTGGGGCAGTGCCCCAGCAGGGCACGCGTGGTTCCCTGGGAGCAGATCAAGGGGCAAGTCAAATACAGGGCACATCCTGGAGCTGACTGCTCTTTTCTGCCCAAATACATGCCCAGGTGGTGGGCATGGTACAACTCCAGGAAggctgagatcaaggtgccatcAGATGCACCCATGGACCTGTGCATACGCTGGCTCATGAACACACGGACACACTTGAAGATGGTTAAGGGAGCTGGTGTGTGCAGAGTCATAGATGCACACACGCTGGTACATGTAGACACATCCACCCACAGCGAGATGCACACTCGGTCACATGTGCACACGGATAGCCGCATAGACAGGCACGTGCATGCCCATTCCCCCGCTCAGGACCCAATGCAGTCTTAGTGCTAGGCCCATGCCCACACCAAGAGATGTACACTCTTAAACCTGCATACAAGGCTCCACAGAATATAGAACTTGGGGACAAAAACACAACCCGAGATACGCACGGGTCACACAGACTTCTGCATACATATTGCCCCTCCACCAACTGGATCATGAGCTCCTTGAAGACAGGGACAGGGCCTCACCTCAGAAGCCCATACGTTGCACACAATAGACGGTTGGTAAAAGTTTGATTAACCGAATGCAGAAATACACttatgtgcatgcacatacacacacacacacaggtgcacacacatatCTGCTCCCCCCTCCATAGCCCCCCACCCTGGGAAGCTCCCAATATGGGTTCCCTCCTTCCACCCTTCACCTCCACCCTGCCCTGTCCCATTTGGCCTTCCTGTCTGAGGCAACCTCCTCCCCAGCCTACACCTCCACTTCCTCCCCCCTGAGGTAACCACTGTACCCACTCCCACTGAGGCCTCCAGCCAGGGATGTCCCCATTGCCAGCCTTACCCTCTTGCCTGGATCCTGGGGCCCCTCTGCTCTGGCCACATTggttctcccccttcccccaagccAGGACCTGGCTGGGGTCCCAGGGGTGGAGGCCAAGTGCTGCAAAGCAGCTCAGGCTGCCCAGGTACCATGGTGACTCCGGAAGGAAAACATTCGCCCAGCTCTGAGGGGCATGTGGACGTGGCAAGGGGCCCATGACTGAGCCACTGGCGGAATGGAGGCATGGCCCGAGCCCACCGGGCAGtctcctcccctgctgcccctcccaccccctcccaggccaGGTCCAGGGACAGGCAGGACTGAGATGGAAGAGGGATCTCTACAGGCAAGTCCTGGCTTGTGCCCGCTGCTGCCTGAGCTGTGCCCTCCCAGCTGAGTCAGTGTCTGAGCCCGAGAGAgcgctctccctctgctgcctcacCCTCACCAGGGAGCTTAGGGTTCCTGTCTAGGGGTAGAACTGTGTCTAACCCTGTGTGAATGCCTGGCTGCCCCATATTAACAACACTTCCTGAACATCTGCGTGCTCAAAGTGCTGGGTGCTGCAAATGCGCGGCTGGGGGCTCTTCTGTGGCGTGGTGCACAAGCCTGTGCTGAGGTCTCTGTGTTATGTTGTGCCCTTGTGAGAGTCTGAGTATGGCACACGTGTCTGCATACCGTGGGGTCTTTGAGGCTGTTTGTTCTGTGGATGTGAATATTGTGTCACCGCATGTGTGTCAATGCATCATGTCACAATGCAATGCCGCGTGGGTGACTGTTGTCTGCGTTCAGTAACTTTCTGGGTGACAGCACTGTGTGGTTCGTGCATTGTAGATTTCTCCCTATGCTGGCTGTGTGACGGGCTGTGTGGTGGTGTGTGCTCTGGTGCCCCAGGGACCACCGGCGGGCGGAGTGTGTGTttgcaggtggaggtgggggacgTCCTGCAGACCTGACCCTGCCCTTGCTCAGCAGGCCTGCCTGGGCTCAGCTGTGGGCATCTGAGCCGAGGGTCCCCAGCAGTAAGCCCTCCCTGAAGTTCCTTCTCCTAGAGGCGGAATTCAGTGTCCCGTCCTCCCCACTCTATTTCAACACTATAGGACAGACCCATTGGTCAATATGTTCCAGTCCCAGACCTACTCCCACCTCCCTGGACCCCCAAGGCCCCAAAAGGTACCCAGGATACCAGGTGGGAGCATCTGCCCCTTGGGACGCTGGCAGGGAACTGGCCTTGAGGTGTGTTACCTGTAGGGGTCCAGTATGGATCAGACACCTCCGCAGGGTGACCCACGCTCTCCTGCACTCCTGGCAGCCGAGTTTCAGGGCAGAACTtctggagaagagcagagagggacTAAGGCTGACTCAACCAGCCACCAGTGAGCAGCTgcccggggaggaggaggaggaggaggaaacaccTTCTTAGCAGGGCCTGATGCAAAACCGGGCCTGGACTCCTGGCACCCTTGGGGTGCACGCCAGCCTTGGCTTTCAGAGAACCCAGAGCTGATCTGGTGGGTGAGAGACACCTGAGGCTTGGCCCCAGCCCTGCTGCAGACTGATTCTGTAACTCCTGGGAGCAGGGCAGGCACCAACCCCTCAGAGCCTTGGTTgcctcatctgtggaatgggtGGCCGCCCCACCCTGACTGCTGAGTTGCTGATAGGAACTTGCTTTGAAAGCAAGGTTAGAAACCTTTCTAAGAAGCAGAGTCAAGGAACGATTGCTGACTGCAGGCAGACAACCCTGAGTAGATTTCGACCCTGAGTAGATTTCCTTCTCTGCCACTGTGTGACCTTAAGTAGGTGTCTCAACCACGCTGAGCTGTGATTTCCTCCTATGCAAACTATGGGCAGTGGTGTGAAGAGCCTATTCCAGGGGGCAAGAAATTGCCCAGCCAGCGCATAGGAGGTGCCAGGTGTCCCCTCTCAGACACGGTACATTTTGGCAATCGCTGTCCCTCCCTATATCCATATGCAACTCCCAGGAAGTGCTGGCCACAGCCCAGCCGCGCTGCCCCCTAACTCTGTATCCTCCACCCCCAAccaaattttatttccaagttcCCATTGCTCTGAACAGCCCCCGGCCTCCTGCTGCTTGCTGCCAGTGCCCAGactgcctgccccctgccccccatccccatctGTCCCCCATCACTTTTGCTCTCCTACTGCCCAAGTGTCAGTCAGTACCGGCCCAGCCTCTTCTGGAGTCCTCCTCTTCCCTATCTCCTGGCCTCCATTCAGCCCCTCTGGTCCTGCCTGCACAAGGCTGTTGGAGGCCCTTTCTGAGCCCTACTTTTATCTGTGATTCCTCAGCTTTGGAAGGTGCTGACAGACAAGCAGGGTGACCCTCTGGTTCCAAAGTCCTCCCAAAAAGCCTGGCCTCCCTGAGGCCCTTTGACTAACTCTTTGGCTGCCCCACTCCTAGGCCTGACTCTCATAGCTGCAAGGTAAGTGTAGCTCTGGTGTCCTTGCCACCCACATCCTTAGGGGCCTACCCAAAGGCTCCACTTCCCTTGATGCTCCCTTGTCCCTCCCCACTTgccactgcccctcccaccccacccctccctgggctcccctgcCTCCACACTATGCAAGGAGCTTaggtgaggggggaggggccctggaggCCAACAGGTCTGGCTTAAACTTCTGGCTCTGCCATGTGGTCCCCAGTGGACTTGGATCAGTGACAATCTGTAAGCCTCACTGTCTGCCTTTATAAAACCAGGGCAGTGACAACAGACATCTCCTGGGACTGCTCTAAGGAGTGTCCCTTGGCTTGCCTCCAGCATCCATTCTCCCTTCTCTTAGGTCATAGCACCCAGTCCTTTGGAGAAGAGCCCCTCCCCACCTTACCCCCTGTGCTTTGCCCACATGGTGGTTCTGAGTGGGGCCTCTGGAACTAGGCTACTGGGCTTGAACATGGTTCCAGTCTTCCTGCTTCTGTGTCCTTGAGCAAAGCACTTTACCTCTCTACGCtcacttcatctgtaaaatggggacaatagccCCAAACTCATGGGGCTGTGGTGAGGGTAAAGGACTTTCTGATGAGGCCTAGCACACACTGAGCACTCAGTAACCTGGTGATTTTTATGGCACCTCTCTGTATCCTGTTTCCCCCAGGCTAATTTTAAAGTTCTGCTGGGCGGGGGCAGGCCTTATTGCTTTCTCTATCCATTTTGCTGTGGTTGTCCTCTATCCTGGAACTCTTCCTCCCCACAACCAACTCTCAGCTGGACCCCAATATACATGCAGAAcagatttttgaaaatggaatcgttatggagaagggagggggcaCATCTCTCTTGCTCTGGAGAAACCCCAGCACTGCAGGGTCTGGGATAAGCTGATAGACCCTTCCAGAGCAGCTAGGGCTGTCCTCAAGGCCACCCTCAGGAGGAACACAAAAGGCCCTCAGGATTCAGAGACCAAATTCTTTGCTAGTTCAACTAAAATGACACATGACACATGGCAAGGTTAGGAGAGACGTCACCAAGGAAGTGGCTTTTACACCAAGCCTTGGAAAGGAGGGCCACAATTTCAACAGGTGGGAGGCAAAGGACCAGAAATGAGCAGTCTCTGCTGTCTTGTTGGAGGGCAGGGCAGTGACCTGATCACTGGGGGTGGGCATGAGGAACTTGGCAATATGACCGATGGACATGGAGAGGCCAGAGGCCGGGGTGATCACCTTGGCTTATCCCCAGCTGTGCACCCGACAGGTCCAGGGCGCTGGTCTGCACAGCCCCACCTCCCAATGCTACTGCCAGTTCTTCCCAACAGGAAATACAGGAGGGTTTCAATACTCACCTGCCTGGAGGAGAAAGCTCTGGAATGGTGCATGTGGAAAGGTGGGGGCTCCCACAGCCTGGACCCAGGGCAGGAGGGACCTGAGGGAGGCGGACCTCTCTGTAAGCTCTGCCTGACGTAGGCACTGGATGAGGACTCAACCATGGCCCTGGCAACCAGAGCCCTCGCCAGGGGGCAGAGGTACTCAAGGACATCAAGAAGAAACGAGCTCGAGGGGCCAGGGGCCACTGGAGGGAGAAACAAGGACAAGACACAGTCTGGAGTCAAACTCTTTATTGCCCTGCCCAGGGAGCCCCGCAAGGAATCCACAGAGCAGAAGTGAGGGGCAGCACACGCCCTTTCCACAACTTGAAGACAGGGGGCGCCAGTGGCAGGTGGGAGGAAACAGCTCCCCTCCAGCTACCTGGGCACTGGCTGCTCTGATGCCCCCCACCACATCCTGGACCTATGGGGCACCATCACCAGTGCCCCCAGGTGAGGCCTGTACCTGGGGTGGGACCCAAGCTTTGTTTCCACTGCTCTGGTCTATGGGTGGTCACCCTGGACTTGTCAGCCATCACTCATCTCTCCAGGCTGGCTGGGGGAGCCCAGGCCCCCAACTGCAGGGGAAGATGGGCTCAAGTGCTGGGAAGCCCAGGGTGAGTGGGAAGCAGGGGCTACATGGGCTGGAGGGTGCCAGGAGATGGGGCACACTGCCCCTAGTGCAGCTTCTGGCAGACATCTGATCGGGGGCCCATCCAGCCCTACTAGATCATTCTAGAGTCTAGTGGTGAAAGTCCTAGGGCAGATTAGCTTGTGGAGACTTCTTAGTATACTCCACCTGCCCTGGGACCAGAGCCCTGGCAGGCAGATGTTCTCCAATTCCAGCTCTGGCCCCCTGTGCTGCCTTGTCCGGTGGTCCAAATGTGCTCCCTTTCCccatcaggcactgggctgaggCAGAGGAAGCCCAGCAGGCAGTGGCAGGAGCAGCTCTACAGAGGGAAGCTAAGGCCTTTCCAACAGATGAACAAAGAGGGTGCCTCAAGGGCAGGGCTCACaagcctggggaggaggggacagggagcTTCTTAGTGACCAGTGAGAAGCGCTAAgcaaacacccccaccccccttgtcTTCAGTCCCTATTCAATCCCGTCTAGCCCAGACCCCTGGGTCTAACCAGCAAACCCATCCCTGCCTTTTGGGGCAAGAAGAAAGAATCTGGAACCAAAAGGGGTGGCAACTGTCTGTTCAGGAATCTGGTGGGCTCAGGGCCATGACGCAGCCATCACCGAAGGTTGAAGACGAGACTGACAGTTAGGATGATGCCCAGGAGGAGGACGAAGGGCAGCCAGGTCTTCACGAAAGCCCCGACActgacagagaagagagagaggagtctgAATAGGAAGACCCGATGAGTGGGGTGTGTTTCACAGAGTCCTGTTTGCCCACTGACCCAGATGGGGCTGCTGCTCCTGAGGAAGCTCCTGGAACCACTCCTCCACCCCCACATTTGGTCAGTCAAGGGAATGGGCCCAGCCTGGCTCAGCTGTAGGGCTGTAGGGCTGCCAATTACAGTCCCGGGCAAGGGCTGTTCCAGGTTCCTGGTAGCATCTGACATCTCACTGAGCAAGTACAAGAGATGTGTccaccctctctgggcttcactgCTCTATCCACAATCACCCCTCTCTGGGGAACTCTTCACTCTTGGTGTGGAAGCCAAGGGCTGCCCTCTCAAGAGGTCCACTGGGAGGGGAGGGATCAGCAAGTTAGCGCATGATGGTGTGGCCAGAGCTGAGGGGCTGGGAGTCAGGGCTCTGCCTCAGTCTGTGTGTGACCATGGTTACGGTCTTCTCTGGGGACTTCTAAAAGACtttgggacttaaaaaaaaaaagacccctaaGAGTCTCCGTTTCAGAAGCTCTTAATGATGCATACAGCTAGCGAGAAGCTTAGAGAGGCTTCGAGGTGAGACCAGGCATGTGCTGGCTCCCAGGTGGGTGaatcactcaacctctctgagctccctCAACCTAAGAATTGAGGTCAAAATGCCTTTGATCTTACAGGTTGAGCCTGTGGCTTCAAAGGTCCTCCCAGGCCACCACTAAGGCCCACCTGCCCAGAACCCTGCCTCTGATGAGGAAGGGTGGGAAGGGATCCTGTAGGGCAGTTACCACCCCCTCCTTGAAGGGTCTCCATGTTCACCTGACCTGAGCACAGGGCTCTGTGGGCTCTCAGCCCCTCCAAGGAGCCAGAATCATTACCTCCATTTGACCAGGGGCAGTTGCAGCTTAGAGAGGCCAAGGCAGGTGGCTGAGATTGCACAGACTTCAGCATGGTCACCTTCCTTTCCACCAGGATCTCAGCTAGTTACTCTAGAACCCTCATGGTTCCAAACAGCAATTGCTTTGTCCCTGTTCGCTGCAGGACTCCACAAATGGCCCTGATGGGATCCTTGGGAGAGCAGCCCCAGAAGTGAGTTACGGGTGGATAGCTCACCTGACGTACTTCCCATACagcaggcagaagaagcagagcGTCACCATGTTCCAGTTGGTGCTGTTGTTATAGCGCATCAAGTTCAAGGCCAACGCCACATGTGAGTGACAGTTGTCACAGCAGAGACTGTGCTAGAGATGCAGGAAGGGTTGCTTTAGGCTGGGCTGTGGGGGAACTCCCACCCCAGTTCCTGTGATCAGGAGCAGCCCACCTACCATGCGGTGCTTGTACTCCTCAGAGGCGTCGTGCACAGCTGTGTCCCACGCATTGGGCCCGCTAGCGTACACCTGAGCAGGGTCCAACTTCCAGTacctgggaggagagagggggttCTGAGCATTGGCTCACCTCTCTTACAGATAGCCTCACAAATGTTCTGGACACCTGCTCTGTGCAGGGCCCTGAGTGTGTGCTGAGGCTGCAGGGGTGAGGCAAGTCCAGGAAAAGAGCCACAAAGTGGACAACATGGTGTGACGTGCCTGATGCCATGTGAATCCTGGAGATGATATGGGGGAGTATGAGAGGCTTCGGGGGTGACATCTGAATCTAGTTTGAAGGAAGAGGGGTTGGCCATGTACAGAAGAGGGAAtgggcattctaggcagagggcaCAGTGTGAATGGAGGGAGAGGCACAAAATTGTGCAGCATGTACCAGGAGTTAAGTGACTGGGCACGGCTGGAGGGGTCAGAGATAGGAACAGAGTGACAGAACACTGGAAGGGGAATCAGGAGATGCAGGTGAGGCCACATGGTGGGGGACCTGAATGTCACTTTGAGTTTATTCACAGGCAGcatgctctctgcccctcccttccccacacaAGACTAGGGTGAATGGGAGAAGAGCCCGTGGAGCTAAAAGCTCACAGACCTCGAGTTGGGTGAGAGTGCCTATGCCAAGGGGCAGAGGGCCCAGAGGGTCTCCAGATGGGAAGTGCTGGGAGGGCAGGGcgccctctggctgctgtgtggggaACAGCTTGGTGGAGGAGCCTAGAGGCTGTGCCTGTCCTGTGGCTGGCTGCGCAGGGGCTCCTGTCTGGAAACAGgtgcctttaaaaaaacagcCTGGCAGCAGATATCCAGCCCAGAGGTCCCTGGCCAACATTTCCACCTGCCTGTAGAAGTCAGC comes from Canis lupus familiaris isolate Mischka breed German Shepherd chromosome 2, alternate assembly UU_Cfam_GSD_1.0, whole genome shotgun sequence and encodes:
- the SYTL1 gene encoding synaptotagmin-like protein 1 — translated: MPQRGHPSQEGLWALPSLPMAHEPEPEADGLLDLSFLTEEEQEAIADVLKRDAHLRQLEEGRVSKLRASVADPGQLKILTGDWFQEARSQRHHHAHFGSDLVRASIRRKKSSMGTGDQAPGSDGEAEAAEKDAEEEVESRLPMDKAPQEMLSKAKEPDFPSPYVPLKASDQEEEPQAQEAPGPGDPQVSAEEADPEPEPRSRGEEPPPPPAQTQAAPEILENGEEAPGPGSSVDRMLSSSSSVSSLNSSTLSGSQLSLSGEAEAGAVQVRGSVHFALRYEPGPAELRVHVIQCQGLAAARRRRSDPYVKSYLLPDKQSKRKTTVKKRNLNPVFNEILRYSIPQAELRGRVLSLSVWHRESLGRNIFLGEVEVPLDTWDWDSEPTWLPLQSRGPPSPDDLPSRGLLSLSLKYVPASSEGPGLPPSGELHFWVKEAQDLVPLRSGTLDTYVQCSVLPDDSRASRQRTRVVRRSLSPVFNHTMVYDGFGPADLRQACAELSLWDQGALASRQLGGTRLSLGTGSSYGLQVPWMDSTSEERQLWQTLLERPCEWVDGLLPLRTNLVPRT
- the TMEM222 gene encoding transmembrane protein 222, with protein sequence MAEAEGSSPLLLPPPPPPPGMAEVEAPTAAETDKKQFSGSGSSAMDVDRSRFPYCVVWTPIPVLTWFFPIIGHMGICTSTGVIRDFAGPYFVSEDNMAFGKPAKYWKLDPAQVYASGPNAWDTAVHDASEEYKHRMHSLCCDNCHSHVALALNLMRYNNSTNWNMVTLCFFCLLYGKYVSVGAFVKTWLPFVLLLGIILTVSLVFNLR